ATGCACAAAATCCCCCGCCACGTTTTCGTTGACCCTTCCCTTGCGCGTCAGGCCTACGAAGACTCCCCCCTGCCGATCGGAGAGGGGCAGACGATCTCTCAGCCTTACATGGTTGCCATAATGACCGCATCTCTCGGCCTCGTGGGAGACGAAAGGGTTCTCGAGATCGGCACGGGGTCGGGATATCAGACCGCGGTGCTGGCAGAATTGGCCGATTGGATCTATTCGATCGAGCGTATCCCCTCCTTGGCTGAGCGTGCTGGGAATGCCCTGGCGCGGCTCGATTACGATAACATCTCCACCCGAGTCGGCGATGGAAGCCTGGGGTGGCCTGAAGCTGCTCCTTTTCGGGCGATTATCGTAACGGCTGGCTCTCCAACCATTCCTCGCCCTCTCGTGGAGCAGCTTCAGGTTGGAGGGCGGCTGGTTA
This DNA window, taken from Candidatus Methylomirabilota bacterium, encodes the following:
- a CDS encoding protein-L-isoaspartate(D-aspartate) O-methyltransferase — encoded protein: MVKEQLERRGIRDARVLAAMHKIPRHVFVDPSLARQAYEDSPLPIGEGQTISQPYMVAIMTASLGLVGDERVLEIGTGSGYQTAVLAELADWIYSIERIPSLAERAGNALARLDYDNISTRVGDGSLGWPEAAPFRAIIVTAGSPTIPRPLVEQLQVGGRLVIPVGPPHAQTLRRVLKKEEEIEQEELVGCVFVKLVGEHGWDEEEEGNA